A window of the Butyricimonas virosa genome harbors these coding sequences:
- a CDS encoding thiamine pyrophosphate-dependent enzyme has translation MQKQLLLGVEAIAQGAIDGGISGVFAYPGTPSTEITEYIQESKQAIARNVHRVWSANEKTAMETALGMSYAGKRALVCMKHVGMNVAADCFMNAAITGANGGMVVIAADDPSMHSSQNEQDSRVYGKFALIPIMEPSNQQEAYDMTRYAFDLSEQMGTPVLLRITTRLAHSRAGVEPKEAKAENEMHLPEDKRQFVLLPAIAKKRYRLLLEKQTAFEEASDNSSFNQYIDGADKSMGIVACGIGYNYLMEVFGGNCPYPVVKVSQYPLPRKMITKLAESTEKLLVLEEGYPIVEEALKGYLEKECVLGRLDGTLPRDGELNPDHVAKAFGLPSIEGSPVPEIVAPRPPALCVGCSHRDVYAALNAVVAEYPNARVFSDIGCYTLGALPPFQAINSCVDMGASITMAKGAADAGLYPAVSVIGDSTFTHSGMTGLLDAVNEKANITIIISDNESISMTGGQESSALGHLESICRGIGVEPEHIRVLLPVPKNHDELCKIIRDEIEYKGVSVIIPRRVCIQKAARDAKKKKK, from the coding sequence ATGCAAAAACAACTATTATTAGGTGTTGAAGCTATTGCACAAGGTGCTATAGACGGAGGTATATCCGGCGTGTTCGCATACCCGGGAACCCCTTCAACAGAGATCACGGAATACATTCAGGAATCGAAACAGGCTATTGCCCGTAACGTTCACCGGGTGTGGTCTGCTAACGAAAAAACAGCCATGGAAACCGCATTAGGAATGTCCTATGCAGGAAAAAGAGCCTTGGTGTGTATGAAACACGTGGGAATGAACGTGGCCGCAGACTGTTTCATGAACGCTGCCATAACCGGGGCTAACGGAGGTATGGTTGTTATCGCTGCCGATGACCCATCTATGCACTCTTCTCAAAACGAGCAAGATTCACGTGTTTACGGTAAATTTGCCTTGATTCCGATCATGGAACCTTCTAACCAGCAAGAGGCATACGACATGACCCGTTACGCTTTCGACCTGTCAGAGCAAATGGGAACTCCCGTGTTATTAAGAATCACGACTCGTTTGGCACACTCTCGTGCCGGTGTTGAACCGAAAGAGGCTAAAGCTGAAAATGAAATGCATTTACCGGAAGACAAACGCCAGTTCGTGTTACTTCCCGCTATCGCAAAAAAAAGATATAGATTATTACTAGAGAAACAAACCGCTTTCGAAGAAGCATCCGATAACTCTTCTTTCAATCAATACATTGACGGAGCAGACAAATCAATGGGTATCGTCGCTTGTGGAATCGGTTACAATTACTTGATGGAAGTATTCGGTGGAAACTGTCCTTACCCGGTAGTAAAAGTAAGCCAATATCCTCTTCCTAGAAAGATGATCACCAAGTTGGCGGAAAGCACCGAAAAATTACTTGTATTAGAAGAAGGATACCCGATCGTAGAGGAAGCATTGAAAGGTTATTTGGAAAAAGAATGTGTACTCGGACGCTTGGACGGCACGCTCCCCAGAGACGGAGAGTTGAACCCGGATCACGTAGCGAAAGCATTCGGATTACCTTCTATCGAGGGATCGCCTGTACCGGAGATCGTGGCACCTCGTCCACCGGCCCTTTGCGTGGGATGTAGCCACAGAGACGTGTACGCCGCATTGAATGCAGTTGTTGCCGAATACCCGAATGCACGTGTATTCTCTGACATCGGTTGTTATACTTTAGGAGCCCTTCCTCCATTCCAAGCGATCAACTCTTGCGTGGACATGGGAGCCTCTATCACCATGGCAAAAGGTGCCGCAGATGCAGGATTATACCCGGCTGTATCCGTTATCGGTGACTCCACGTTCACTCACTCCGGAATGACCGGGTTACTGGATGCTGTAAACGAGAAAGCCAACATCACAATTATCATTTCCGATAATGAATCCATCTCCATGACCGGAGGTCAGGAATCTTCAGCACTAGGACATCTGGAATCTATCTGTCGCGGTATTGGTGTTGAACCGGAACATATCCGTGTTCTACTTCCTGTACCGAAAAATCACGATGAATTATGCAAGATCATCCGTGACGAGATCGAATACAAGGGTGTATCCGTAATCATCCCGAGAAGAGTTTGTATCCAGAAAGCTGCAAGAGACGCTAAGAAAAAGAAAAAATAA
- a CDS encoding SpoIIE family protein phosphatase, translating into MISVITILSFVLVGVFYHYSTETLSQEAEDKIESMAAQANLRVSALLSKVEKIPENLGWMIVEYVKEPDSLFGITRRIVKDNPEIFGCAIAFEPYYFPEKGQYFAPYSFMVGDSVKTIQVGSENYNYFEKGWYKGAREHRYWSKPYRDAGDPDVITTSYAVPVHGEKNELIGILSVDLTNRWLRDLVDSIKPYKGSYTVVIDKQGRYILRREGEVMIGQNMFETAKEARDTNVTILVNEMAAGKSGSIIVDDGGVLSYVYYTPVVETDWYMAVICPYDQVFGKLSKFNMYLLVGFVLLLLFVYFICFVAVRRITKPLTIFAASARDVAQGNFNTPLPRIRSKDELGELYESFLFMQQQLTEYVDQLRRTTTANEKIESELRIAHDIQLGMVPKEFVPTFGAECIDIHAVLHPARQVGGDLYDYLMLNEDEFGFAIGDVSGKGVPASLFMATTISQMRSLALRDTSLNYIMNLMNQSLIRTENTSMFITFFAGVLNLNTNRLRFCNAGHPYPLLIAPDGTVSFFKTADNLPLGVTSDYEYEEQECYFAPGSQLLFYTDGVSEAQNEQSKFYKIDRLFNLVVSHSQLAPRQMVDKVVGDVKRFVGKAEQSDDLTVMSFRLNPRGKKKIEGLL; encoded by the coding sequence GTGATTTCGGTCATTACAATTCTTTCTTTTGTTTTAGTGGGTGTATTTTATCACTACTCAACGGAAACGTTGTCGCAAGAGGCCGAGGATAAGATAGAGAGTATGGCTGCTCAGGCAAATTTACGTGTGAGTGCGTTATTGAGTAAGGTGGAAAAAATTCCCGAAAACTTGGGATGGATGATCGTTGAATATGTAAAGGAGCCGGATTCTTTGTTTGGTATCACTCGGAGGATTGTAAAAGATAATCCGGAGATTTTTGGTTGCGCAATCGCTTTTGAACCTTACTATTTTCCAGAAAAGGGACAATACTTTGCACCTTATTCATTTATGGTTGGAGATTCTGTGAAGACTATTCAAGTGGGAAGTGAAAATTACAATTATTTTGAAAAAGGTTGGTACAAAGGTGCGAGGGAACATCGGTACTGGAGTAAGCCCTATCGGGATGCGGGTGATCCGGATGTAATCACGACGTCTTATGCGGTCCCGGTTCATGGGGAAAAGAATGAACTAATTGGTATTTTATCAGTGGATTTAACCAATCGATGGTTGCGTGATCTGGTCGATTCGATTAAGCCTTACAAGGGTAGTTATACCGTGGTTATTGACAAGCAGGGACGTTATATCTTGCGCAGGGAAGGAGAGGTGATGATTGGCCAAAATATGTTTGAAACGGCAAAAGAGGCTCGGGATACAAATGTTACTATTCTGGTAAACGAGATGGCTGCCGGGAAAAGCGGTAGTATCATCGTGGACGATGGGGGAGTTCTGTCCTATGTGTATTACACGCCTGTGGTGGAAACCGATTGGTACATGGCGGTGATTTGTCCATACGATCAGGTATTTGGTAAGTTGAGCAAATTTAATATGTATCTGCTGGTTGGTTTTGTCCTGTTGTTGTTATTTGTTTATTTTATTTGTTTTGTGGCCGTGCGACGAATCACAAAACCATTGACGATATTTGCTGCTTCAGCCCGGGATGTGGCACAAGGGAATTTTAACACGCCGTTGCCACGTATCCGGTCTAAGGATGAATTAGGGGAATTGTATGAATCATTTCTTTTCATGCAGCAACAATTAACGGAGTACGTAGACCAGTTACGCCGGACAACGACAGCGAATGAAAAAATCGAGAGTGAGTTGCGTATCGCTCATGATATTCAATTGGGAATGGTTCCGAAAGAATTTGTTCCCACCTTTGGAGCTGAATGTATTGATATCCATGCCGTGTTGCATCCGGCTCGTCAGGTAGGAGGGGATTTGTATGATTATTTGATGCTGAACGAGGATGAGTTTGGTTTCGCCATTGGGGACGTTTCGGGGAAAGGAGTTCCTGCCTCCTTGTTTATGGCAACCACGATCAGCCAGATGCGATCTTTGGCTCTGCGGGATACCTCTTTGAATTATATCATGAATTTGATGAACCAGAGTTTAATTCGGACTGAGAACACGAGTATGTTTATTACTTTTTTTGCCGGGGTATTGAATCTAAACACGAATCGTCTGAGATTTTGTAATGCGGGACATCCTTACCCGTTATTGATTGCTCCGGATGGAACCGTGTCTTTCTTCAAGACGGCGGATAATTTGCCTTTGGGTGTTACGTCCGATTATGAGTACGAGGAGCAGGAATGTTATTTTGCTCCGGGGTCTCAATTGCTTTTTTACACGGATGGTGTGTCAGAGGCTCAAAACGAACAGTCCAAATTTTATAAGATAGATCGGTTATTTAACTTGGTGGTAAGTCATTCTCAATTAGCACCACGGCAAATGGTGGATAAAGTGGTTGGGGACGTGAAACGTTTTGTCGGAAAGGCAGAGCAATCGGATGATTTAACTGTGATGAGTTTCCGGCTTAACCCTCGCGGGAAAAAGAAAATAGAGGGACTTTTATAG
- a CDS encoding DUF4843 domain-containing protein, with the protein MKYGFFFFISVLAFVACQENEISTFDNESSLFFFRDIYNNNSKGTPQLDSTSYSFFLAGSIQVDTVWLDVLLTGSPSDQDRPFRIVQSNVGEPGAAVAGTHYVAFDDPEMVKRMVMPANKVSVALPVIMTRTPQMDTEEYRLDMEILPNEYFIQGIKDRVVYVLKITGKATKPANWDSPNSYLATFGEWGQEKMRFIIDYVGYNTFDETLITDYRYYLQLKAREKLAEYEAVKGPIYEADGTRVTFPAAS; encoded by the coding sequence ATGAAATACGGATTTTTCTTTTTCATTTCGGTGCTGGCCTTTGTTGCTTGCCAAGAAAATGAAATCAGTACGTTTGATAACGAAAGTTCCCTTTTCTTTTTCCGTGATATTTATAATAACAATAGCAAGGGAACGCCACAACTTGATAGTACATCCTATTCCTTCTTTTTGGCGGGATCTATTCAAGTAGATACGGTTTGGCTGGATGTATTACTTACGGGATCGCCTTCTGATCAAGATCGCCCGTTTCGTATCGTGCAGTCCAATGTCGGGGAACCCGGAGCCGCTGTTGCAGGAACTCATTACGTTGCATTCGATGATCCGGAAATGGTGAAGAGAATGGTGATGCCGGCAAATAAGGTGTCTGTCGCCTTACCGGTGATCATGACTCGAACACCACAGATGGATACCGAGGAGTATCGACTGGATATGGAAATTCTTCCTAATGAATATTTCATCCAGGGAATCAAGGATCGTGTCGTGTATGTCCTTAAAATTACCGGTAAAGCTACGAAACCAGCTAACTGGGATTCACCGAATAGCTATCTGGCCACCTTTGGGGAATGGGGACAGGAGAAGATGAGGTTCATCATCGATTATGTTGGGTATAATACTTTCGACGAGACCTTAATTACGGATTACAGATATTATTTGCAGCTAAAAGCCCGGGAAAAGTTAGCCGAATATGAGGCCGTTAAAGGGCCTATCTATGAGGCCGACGGTACACGGGTAACATTCCCTGCAGCATCTTAA
- a CDS encoding indolepyruvate oxidoreductase subunit beta, protein MKTDIILAGVGGQGILSIAAALGSAALNNNLYMKQAETHGMSQRGGDVQSFMRISDKPIFSDLIAKGTADIILSVEPMEALRYLPYLKKGGYVVTNATPFINIPNYPEVETLMATLKALPHQVIIDADSIAKEAAGNVRASNFVMMGAGSPFIEIPFEYLEKGIMAIFERKGADVVEMNLKALRAGREFAQNYIK, encoded by the coding sequence ATGAAGACAGATATTATATTAGCGGGTGTTGGTGGACAGGGAATCCTTTCTATCGCAGCAGCATTGGGGTCTGCCGCCCTCAACAATAACCTGTACATGAAACAAGCCGAGACTCACGGAATGAGTCAACGTGGAGGTGATGTGCAGTCTTTCATGAGAATCTCCGACAAACCGATTTTCTCTGACCTGATTGCCAAAGGAACAGCTGATATTATCCTTTCAGTTGAGCCTATGGAGGCATTACGTTATCTTCCCTACTTGAAAAAAGGAGGTTACGTGGTAACGAACGCTACTCCATTCATCAATATTCCGAATTACCCGGAAGTTGAGACCTTGATGGCTACGTTGAAAGCCCTTCCTCACCAGGTAATCATTGACGCTGACAGCATCGCTAAAGAAGCGGCAGGTAACGTACGTGCCAGCAACTTCGTGATGATGGGAGCCGGTTCTCCTTTCATCGAAATTCCCTTCGAATACCTGGAAAAAGGTATCATGGCAATTTTCGAACGCAAAGGTGCAGATGTCGTAGAGATGAACTTGAAGGCATTACGTGCCGGACGTGAATTCGCACAAAACTACATTAAATAA
- a CDS encoding PKD-like family lipoprotein yields MKQIIYLFAMLLGISFAACVEDTGNYSYENPDVVAPIIKSGIDENYSVLVLENLVIDPTIEGDESQYDYVWYAFPGTVTSSAPNDTLGVSKKLDCTISMEPGTYQLVFKVTDKSNGTSAFYKSKLVVASFFSEGYYILKYENGYTDVDFIDRNGELNVDILKTINGESLSGKPIRGTYEYNQYAYYVYDAEGNRTRKNLQPAYMICTDEDLGIYEGTSMKQLKRWNDAFLEVPAVKKPQGVWATTSGFMLMNNNAVHFAYLGGGGGGHFGYAYPNDDMQLNSMVTAGSSSCLCYDDRAGEFVGYYVQKHYPIKNAIESASPLSLKPVGEVYFTNCDLIYMGVQPYSSTSVGGTYAIVKDRTTGVASLWQINVGVMQYYYAVYDKGYRGLTIPASFDVVNGKVFAVQGYGVLSTPPAYSGVIYYSKGDNVVHYYNPSNQTEKKNMISIPADEEIVYIAHSSDPRTVTPVDVFSILSNKDGNWVLRTYNREGATPDINPKAVHTYTGKGVAKNFIYRNSGTRITY; encoded by the coding sequence ATGAAACAAATAATATATTTATTTGCCATGCTGCTGGGTATATCTTTTGCAGCTTGCGTGGAGGACACCGGGAATTACAGTTATGAGAACCCGGATGTAGTTGCTCCTATTATCAAATCGGGGATTGACGAGAATTATTCTGTTCTCGTGCTGGAAAATTTGGTTATCGATCCGACTATTGAAGGAGATGAATCTCAATATGATTACGTGTGGTACGCTTTCCCGGGGACGGTAACGAGTAGTGCGCCTAATGATACGCTTGGAGTAAGTAAGAAACTTGATTGTACAATTTCGATGGAACCGGGGACCTATCAATTGGTGTTTAAAGTGACAGATAAATCGAATGGGACTTCAGCATTTTATAAATCGAAGTTAGTGGTAGCCAGTTTCTTCAGTGAAGGTTATTATATTCTCAAATATGAGAATGGATATACGGATGTTGATTTTATCGATCGTAACGGGGAACTGAACGTGGACATTCTTAAAACAATTAATGGTGAAAGTTTGTCCGGTAAACCGATACGAGGTACTTACGAATATAACCAATATGCATATTACGTGTATGATGCAGAAGGAAATAGAACGAGGAAGAACTTGCAACCGGCCTATATGATTTGTACCGATGAAGATTTGGGTATCTACGAGGGGACCAGTATGAAACAGTTGAAAAGATGGAATGATGCCTTTCTTGAAGTACCCGCTGTTAAAAAGCCGCAAGGCGTGTGGGCAACTACAAGTGGTTTTATGTTGATGAATAATAATGCTGTTCATTTTGCTTATCTTGGTGGTGGTGGCGGTGGACATTTCGGATACGCATATCCGAATGACGATATGCAGCTTAATTCGATGGTAACGGCAGGTAGTAGTAGTTGCTTGTGTTACGATGATCGTGCCGGAGAATTTGTCGGGTATTATGTGCAGAAACATTATCCGATAAAAAATGCGATTGAATCTGCTTCTCCGCTTTCCCTGAAACCGGTTGGTGAGGTGTACTTCACGAATTGTGATTTGATTTATATGGGGGTGCAACCTTATTCGTCGACTTCGGTAGGAGGAACGTATGCTATTGTGAAGGATCGTACGACTGGTGTGGCTTCTTTGTGGCAGATAAATGTCGGTGTCATGCAATATTATTATGCCGTGTATGATAAAGGTTATCGCGGATTGACGATTCCTGCATCATTCGATGTTGTAAATGGTAAGGTGTTTGCCGTACAAGGATATGGCGTTTTATCTACACCTCCGGCATATAGTGGTGTCATTTATTATTCGAAGGGAGATAATGTGGTACATTATTATAATCCAAGTAATCAGACTGAGAAGAAAAATATGATCTCTATTCCTGCGGATGAAGAGATTGTGTACATTGCACATTCTTCTGATCCGAGAACGGTGACTCCGGTGGATGTGTTTAGCATTCTTTCTAACAAGGATGGTAACTGGGTACTGCGAACATATAATCGGGAGGGAGCGACTCCTGATATTAATCCGAAGGCGGTTCATACCTATACGGGAAAAGGGGTCGCAAAGAATTTCATTTATCGAAATTCGGGTACTCGCATCACCTATTAA
- a CDS encoding thioredoxin family protein, with amino-acid sequence MKKIFYMIVFLMLGTLGNLSAQITLFKGTFDEALKKAQQEKKDLFVDFFAEWCGPCKMMASEVFTQKEVGEFFNNRFICVQVDVDTQENKDIAKRYNVTALPTMVFISRVGKELRRVQGSVPAESLIKEAKIATGEELSFEQLYEKYKKKKNDLDVQQQLLIEAPAFIATQQGYNQQKWGTRIESLFPEYLKNKKIENMANEADFLVLTMYHRAASKEDPIFDYLAQNYQKFAKEIGKDNVARYLVSLNNTYIIQLCKKGDLNYKKRLERVNGDLKDVYSEFSFGNLSVQNALTLLADATYSLHRHDENTFFKKMDAYFAGKGDKTELNDYFQPLQDIAVVYEGKLSENAYRRCINWIAKALTFDNVGASNRTRLLMMMGDCLKNTGDNAKAKQSYNQAFLASAQIENKMEMQQLQQGIQQSLQGL; translated from the coding sequence ATGAAAAAGATATTTTACATGATTGTGTTCCTAATGCTAGGAACATTGGGAAACTTATCAGCTCAAATAACCTTATTTAAAGGTACATTTGATGAGGCTCTAAAAAAAGCACAACAAGAGAAAAAGGATTTGTTCGTGGACTTTTTCGCAGAATGGTGTGGACCGTGCAAAATGATGGCAAGCGAAGTATTCACGCAAAAAGAAGTCGGAGAATTTTTCAACAATCGTTTCATATGCGTACAAGTAGACGTGGATACACAAGAAAACAAAGACATCGCAAAAAGATACAACGTAACAGCGTTACCGACTATGGTGTTTATCAGTCGGGTAGGTAAAGAATTGCGCCGAGTACAGGGAAGCGTTCCTGCAGAATCGCTTATTAAAGAGGCAAAAATTGCCACGGGAGAAGAATTGAGTTTCGAGCAATTGTACGAAAAATACAAAAAGAAGAAAAATGACCTCGATGTACAACAACAATTGTTGATCGAAGCCCCCGCATTTATAGCTACACAACAGGGATACAATCAACAGAAATGGGGAACCCGTATTGAAAGTCTTTTCCCAGAATACCTAAAAAACAAAAAAATCGAGAACATGGCAAACGAAGCGGACTTTCTAGTGCTAACGATGTATCACCGTGCGGCTTCAAAAGAAGACCCTATCTTTGATTACCTGGCACAGAACTATCAAAAATTTGCCAAAGAAATCGGGAAAGACAACGTGGCTCGCTACTTGGTTTCTTTGAATAACACATACATTATCCAACTCTGTAAAAAAGGAGACTTAAATTACAAAAAACGGCTGGAACGGGTAAACGGGGATTTAAAAGATGTTTACTCGGAATTTTCTTTCGGGAATCTTTCGGTTCAGAATGCCCTCACGTTACTTGCCGATGCCACGTACAGCCTGCATCGCCATGACGAGAACACCTTCTTCAAGAAAATGGATGCCTATTTTGCCGGGAAAGGCGACAAAACGGAATTGAACGACTATTTCCAACCCTTACAAGACATCGCTGTCGTGTACGAGGGTAAATTGTCGGAAAACGCTTACCGGAGATGCATCAACTGGATCGCCAAAGCCTTGACATTCGATAACGTGGGAGCGTCAAATCGTACCCGCTTGTTGATGATGATGGGGGACTGCTTGAAAAACACAGGCGATAACGCCAAAGCAAAACAATCCTATAACCAAGCATTCCTAGCGAGCGCACAAATCGAGAACAAAATGGAGATGCAACAACTCCAACAAGGTATCCAACAATCGTTACAAGGCTTATGA
- a CDS encoding M16 family metallopeptidase: MKKILLLICIIGLFTPATLHAQDRANVFRHGKLDNGLTYYVRHTSMQPGKADFYLVQNVGALMEEDNQNGLAHFLEHMAFNGSESFKEGIPNFLKRRGVTRFNAQTGQDETVYYMTAIPTNDTKLLDSCLLVMKDWSGFLLLKPDEIDKERGVIREERRMRRNLGARLKEQSDPLVFNNSKYATRNVIGSEKIINNFTPEELRAYYNDFYRPDLQAVIVVGDIDAAKIETEIQHLFNPIPKRKNPKPRLVYEIPDNSEPFYTKVFDKEMTESSITLLKRVRQTPPASLKEMMKENLINLFYNQIVEKYLQKYIETQDPAFVQTMVGFSGLVRNYDRWNIHVQAYPHKERQALKDLMEELERIHRYRINNKEVKEQITAYLSRLDETEKNKDKFPNEVYVQMYQNNFLEGKPITSIEEDISLSREILLKITAKDIQDWIASWNNNSKNWVFMMQGNDPDYDFPTKEEIVNIMQAAKDVEATTATEEIKAVPLLDYEVEGGKIVKTKPIRMLNAEEWTLTNGCKVYYKFCDQNGIKVSLLGESSGGMSLLPAENLPSASALSTLAMYSGLYKHDVQMMQEILKGYHVQPNITLGETFEGVSGVCDNNEMEMLLQIIYLLFEHPRFDQNDFEKFVYLNRLQAENTPRTVNDTIAEQMQKLRVKDSPRLWKQDAKFYDAMNYDKMVSIYHDRFQDASDFTFYLVGNIQREEAQKLVAKYLGAIPSIHRIEKAVQHDLRKEGSITETITANIPDNKYMTNIEFTNTLKLKPVEDLAMDVIRFVLSNRYQDIIREDEGGAYGVNVAASYTAYPKHTQAIAINFQSNTEQGDRMRAIIHEQIDKLVAEGVSEEDVEDMVLMMKKGRTNMLANRGNAHWQEALRYYAETGKDIDSPVMFEQPIEKLNAKIVHEVAKKFFTTAECVDIVVRSK; encoded by the coding sequence ATGAAAAAAATACTACTCCTTATATGCATTATCGGATTGTTTACCCCGGCAACACTACACGCACAAGATCGTGCAAACGTGTTCCGCCACGGAAAACTAGACAACGGGTTGACTTACTACGTGCGCCACACCTCTATGCAACCGGGGAAAGCAGACTTTTATCTGGTACAAAACGTAGGAGCACTCATGGAAGAGGACAACCAGAACGGGCTTGCCCATTTCCTGGAGCATATGGCTTTCAACGGGAGCGAGAGTTTCAAAGAAGGAATCCCCAATTTTCTGAAACGGCGGGGAGTGACACGCTTTAATGCGCAAACGGGACAGGACGAAACGGTGTACTACATGACGGCAATCCCCACAAACGACACAAAGTTACTGGATTCCTGCCTCCTCGTGATGAAGGACTGGTCGGGTTTCTTATTGCTCAAGCCAGACGAGATTGATAAAGAGCGGGGGGTTATCCGGGAAGAACGCCGGATGCGCCGCAATCTAGGTGCTCGCCTAAAAGAACAATCAGATCCTCTTGTCTTTAATAACAGCAAGTACGCCACTCGTAACGTCATCGGTAGCGAAAAGATCATAAACAACTTTACACCCGAAGAATTACGGGCTTATTACAACGATTTCTACCGCCCGGATTTGCAAGCCGTAATCGTAGTTGGAGACATTGATGCTGCCAAAATAGAAACCGAAATACAACATCTTTTCAATCCCATCCCGAAACGAAAGAACCCCAAACCCCGATTGGTATACGAGATCCCGGACAATAGCGAACCGTTCTACACAAAAGTATTCGACAAGGAAATGACAGAATCTTCTATCACGCTGCTCAAACGGGTACGCCAGACACCGCCTGCCTCGCTAAAAGAGATGATGAAAGAAAATTTGATTAACTTGTTCTACAACCAAATCGTGGAAAAATACCTGCAAAAGTACATCGAAACCCAAGACCCCGCATTCGTACAGACCATGGTCGGATTCAGCGGATTGGTGCGGAATTACGACCGCTGGAATATCCACGTGCAGGCTTACCCGCACAAGGAACGGCAAGCCTTAAAAGATTTGATGGAAGAACTGGAACGCATTCACCGCTATAGAATAAACAATAAGGAAGTAAAGGAGCAAATCACTGCATATCTCTCCAGACTGGACGAGACAGAAAAAAACAAAGACAAGTTCCCGAACGAGGTATACGTGCAAATGTACCAGAACAATTTCCTAGAAGGAAAACCGATCACAAGCATCGAGGAAGACATCTCCTTGTCACGAGAAATATTACTGAAAATCACAGCAAAAGATATACAAGACTGGATTGCCTCGTGGAATAACAACAGTAAAAACTGGGTATTTATGATGCAGGGCAACGACCCGGATTATGATTTCCCGACAAAAGAGGAAATCGTGAACATCATGCAAGCAGCCAAGGACGTTGAAGCCACCACGGCTACCGAGGAAATCAAAGCGGTTCCCTTGTTGGATTACGAGGTAGAAGGCGGAAAGATCGTGAAAACGAAACCGATCAGGATGCTGAATGCAGAGGAATGGACATTAACGAACGGCTGCAAGGTGTACTACAAGTTCTGCGACCAGAACGGCATCAAGGTAAGCCTGTTGGGCGAAAGTTCCGGCGGGATGTCATTGCTCCCGGCAGAAAATCTACCATCAGCCTCGGCATTATCAACCCTAGCCATGTATTCCGGATTGTACAAACATGACGTGCAAATGATGCAAGAAATACTGAAAGGGTATCACGTGCAGCCCAATATCACGCTTGGGGAAACATTCGAGGGCGTGAGCGGCGTGTGTGATAACAACGAAATGGAAATGCTACTCCAAATCATTTATTTGCTCTTCGAGCATCCTCGGTTCGACCAGAACGATTTTGAAAAGTTTGTGTACTTGAACAGACTACAAGCAGAAAACACACCCCGCACGGTGAATGACACGATAGCGGAACAGATGCAAAAATTGCGGGTAAAAGATTCTCCCCGCCTGTGGAAACAAGATGCCAAATTCTACGATGCCATGAATTACGATAAAATGGTTTCCATCTATCATGATCGTTTTCAAGATGCCTCGGACTTTACCTTTTATCTGGTAGGAAATATCCAACGGGAAGAAGCACAAAAACTGGTGGCGAAATATTTGGGAGCTATCCCGTCCATTCACCGGATCGAGAAAGCCGTGCAACATGACTTGAGGAAAGAAGGTTCCATCACGGAAACCATCACTGCCAATATTCCGGACAACAAGTACATGACGAATATCGAGTTCACGAACACGCTAAAATTAAAACCCGTGGAGGATTTGGCTATGGACGTGATTCGTTTCGTACTCTCGAATCGTTACCAAGATATTATCCGAGAAGACGAGGGCGGTGCCTACGGGGTAAACGTAGCCGCATCTTATACCGCATACCCGAAACACACACAAGCCATTGCCATCAACTTCCAGAGCAACACGGAGCAAGGCGACCGGATGCGTGCCATCATCCACGAGCAGATTGACAAACTTGTAGCCGAAGGCGTAAGCGAGGAAGACGTGGAAGATATGGTGCTAATGATGAAAAAAGGGCGCACCAACATGCTGGCAAATCGAGGAAATGCCCATTGGCAGGAAGCTTTACGATATTATGCAGAGACAGGTAAAGATATCGATTCTCCCGTGATGTTCGAGCAACCGATTGAAAAACTAAACGCTAAAATAGTTCACGAAGTTGCCAAGAAATTCTTTACAACGGCTGAATGTGTCGACATCGTAGTGAGATCCAAATAA